One stretch of Bacteroidales bacterium DNA includes these proteins:
- a CDS encoding YbbR-like domain-containing protein: MENGFLQKWPRVREGQKLQFRKRILLFSVFLLISAAIWLLNALSKNYTSVIEYPLVYTDFPEDKVKVGEMPGHLQLQINAHGYALLRYKMFRKPVPISFKVSAFNLNRRQDSSSAYILTRYLRDEIARQLPAELQLLGIQPDTLHFRFAESVTRMVKIRPDFTYTIEKQFTIKDEIFLSPDSVEVTGPDLFLDTLSYVYTDRYDLGVLTRNFSDKVRLKKQPDLKYNISRVNCSIELERFTELQVTVPIEVLNLPDSILLQTFPSNVKLNCKVGLSKYDRIESYPFRAVVDYEKIDERLTSLSVTIQNLPNYLLGYEYYPRTVEYLKFRK; encoded by the coding sequence TTGGAAAACGGTTTCCTCCAGAAATGGCCCAGGGTCCGGGAAGGCCAGAAACTCCAGTTTCGAAAACGAATTCTGTTGTTTTCTGTGTTCCTTTTGATTTCGGCAGCTATCTGGTTGCTCAATGCATTGAGCAAAAACTATACTTCCGTCATTGAGTATCCCCTGGTCTACACAGATTTTCCTGAAGATAAGGTTAAGGTGGGTGAAATGCCCGGCCACCTTCAGCTTCAGATTAATGCCCATGGTTATGCCCTTTTGCGCTATAAAATGTTTCGGAAACCGGTTCCTATCAGTTTTAAAGTATCTGCCTTCAATCTGAACAGGAGACAGGACAGCAGCAGTGCCTATATTCTGACCCGTTATCTGAGAGACGAGATTGCCAGACAGCTGCCTGCAGAATTGCAATTGCTGGGGATCCAGCCGGATACTTTACATTTCAGATTTGCTGAAAGCGTGACACGCATGGTGAAGATTCGGCCCGATTTTACCTATACAATCGAGAAGCAATTTACCATCAAGGATGAGATTTTTCTCAGTCCTGATTCCGTCGAAGTTACAGGTCCCGATCTGTTCCTGGATACTCTTTCTTATGTATACACTGATCGATATGACCTGGGAGTACTTACGCGAAATTTCAGCGACAAGGTGCGCCTGAAAAAGCAGCCCGATCTGAAATACAATATTTCCCGGGTGAACTGTTCCATCGAACTGGAGAGGTTTACAGAATTGCAGGTTACGGTTCCCATCGAAGTGCTTAACCTTCCTGACAGTATTCTCCTTCAGACTTTTCCTTCAAATGTGAAACTCAACTGCAAGGTGGGTTTAAGCAAATATGACAGGATTGAAAGCTATCCTTTCAGGGCAGTGGTGGATTACGAAAAGATTGATGAGCGGCTTACAAGCCTGAGTGTTACCATTCAGAATCTGCCCAATTACCTTCTCGGGTATGAGTATTATCCCAGGACTGTTGAATACCTGAAGTTTAGAAAGTGA
- the coaE gene encoding dephospho-CoA kinase (Dephospho-CoA kinase (CoaE) performs the final step in coenzyme A biosynthesis.): MFIVGITGGIGSGKSLVCSILNKFGVPVYSADAEARRLMNTDSNIRSAILQIFGERAYSGAGLNREYLAETVFGDADKLSRLNELVHPAVGDDFIRWADMQKEAPYVIEEAAILYESGAYEKMHLTVLIYAPRELRIKRVMERDQVGRKDVLKRMGHQLSEEEKMNMADHIIHNDGTQMLLPQVTELHQTILNSID; the protein is encoded by the coding sequence ATGTTCATAGTTGGTATAACAGGAGGGATAGGTAGTGGTAAAAGCCTGGTTTGTAGTATTTTGAATAAATTTGGGGTGCCGGTGTACAGTGCTGATGCTGAAGCCAGAAGATTGATGAATACCGACAGCAACATTCGTAGTGCCATTTTGCAAATCTTTGGAGAGAGAGCCTATTCGGGGGCTGGTTTAAACAGGGAGTATCTGGCTGAAACGGTTTTTGGAGATGCGGATAAGCTTTCCAGGCTTAATGAACTGGTTCATCCGGCAGTGGGTGATGACTTTATCCGCTGGGCGGACATGCAAAAGGAAGCTCCTTATGTGATCGAAGAGGCAGCCATCCTTTATGAAAGCGGCGCTTACGAGAAGATGCATCTTACGGTTCTGATTTACGCACCCCGGGAGCTTAGAATCAAAAGGGTTATGGAACGCGACCAGGTGGGACGGAAGGATGTTTTGAAGCGAATGGGCCATCAGCTCAGTGAAGAAGAGAAAATGAATATGGCTGATCACATCATCCATAATGATGGAACGCAGATGCTTCTTCCCCAGGTGACAGAATTGCATCAAACGATTTTAAACAGCATAGATTAA
- a CDS encoding TerB family tellurite resistance protein: MAKFGKWVGLGLGWALGGPIGGILGLAVGSIFDTGTSAEPGQARRPGSQTLRGDYAASLLVLIAAVMKADGRVMKSELDYVKRYFVTRFGSDTANEAVVMLRDILKQEIPLRDVTNQLSQRLDYSYRLEMVHFLFGIASADSSVSDDENRVIQKISGYMSITDSDFQSIRAMFVSQTDAAYKILEIEPTTSDEEVKKAYRRMAMKYHPDKVSHLGEDFKKVAHEKFRKVQGAYDKIKKERGLK; this comes from the coding sequence ATGGCAAAATTTGGAAAATGGGTTGGACTTGGACTGGGGTGGGCCCTGGGTGGTCCTATTGGCGGCATTCTGGGTCTGGCAGTGGGTTCAATTTTTGATACCGGAACCAGTGCCGAGCCAGGCCAGGCCAGGCGTCCCGGGTCCCAGACCCTGCGTGGAGATTATGCGGCTTCTCTCCTGGTTCTTATTGCTGCTGTTATGAAAGCGGATGGCCGGGTGATGAAGAGTGAACTGGATTATGTGAAACGCTATTTCGTCACCCGTTTCGGCAGCGATACAGCCAACGAAGCCGTAGTGATGCTAAGAGATATTCTGAAGCAGGAAATACCCCTGAGGGATGTGACCAACCAGCTTTCGCAACGCCTCGACTATTCCTATCGCCTGGAGATGGTCCACTTCCTGTTTGGAATAGCCTCGGCCGACAGTTCTGTAAGTGATGACGAAAACCGGGTGATTCAGAAGATATCCGGCTACATGAGTATCACTGATTCTGATTTTCAGAGCATACGTGCCATGTTTGTGAGCCAGACCGATGCCGCCTATAAAATCCTGGAGATCGAACCTACAACCAGCGACGAAGAGGTAAAAAAAGCATACCGGAGGATGGCCATGAAGTATCACCCCGATAAGGTGAGCCATCTTGGGGAGGACTTTAAGAAGGTGGCCCATGAAAAATTCAGGAAGGTACAGGGGGCATACGACAAGATAAAGAAAGAGCGTGGTTTGAAATAG
- a CDS encoding DUF5606 domain-containing protein, protein MKTIQLKDILSISGKSGLYKFIAQARNGIVVESLEEQKRHVAPATAGVSSLVDIAIFTTDEELPLADIFYLIHEKAEGKQTLSHKAPVDELKKLFKEIVPDYDESRVYASDIKKVFQWYNQLNKNGMLEVIDKEEEEQEAGGQEQADGQSEKTEDSSK, encoded by the coding sequence ATGAAGACGATTCAACTAAAAGACATACTTTCCATTTCCGGAAAGAGCGGACTGTATAAATTTATTGCACAGGCCCGTAACGGGATTGTGGTAGAATCCCTGGAGGAGCAAAAGAGGCACGTGGCACCAGCCACTGCAGGGGTGAGTTCATTGGTGGATATCGCCATTTTTACCACTGATGAAGAGCTTCCCCTGGCAGATATTTTTTATCTGATCCATGAGAAAGCCGAAGGGAAACAGACCCTTTCTCATAAAGCTCCTGTGGATGAATTGAAAAAACTGTTTAAAGAGATTGTTCCGGACTACGATGAAAGCCGGGTATATGCTTCCGATATCAAGAAGGTGTTCCAATGGTATAACCAGCTGAATAAGAATGGGATGCTCGAGGTAATCGATAAGGAGGAAGAAGAGCAGGAAGCTGGCGGGCAGGAACAAGCGGACGGTCAGTCTGAAAAAACGGAGGACTCCTCTAAGTAG
- the mazG gene encoding nucleoside triphosphate pyrophosphohydrolase, which translates to MHSMDEKLKAFERLLLVMDELREKCPWDREQTLESLRNLTIEETYELADAIMEQDLKEIRKELGDLMLHIVFYSRIGAEKGAFDVADVLNGICEKLIFRHPHVFGERKVKDAVEVLENWEELKMKEGNRSVLAGVPVSLPAMIKAHRIQDKARAVGFDWELREQVWDKVNEEIQEVKYELNKGQEQKKMEEEIGDLLFSLVNAARLYDIEPETALERSNKKFIRRFKFLEKKAREMNRSLKEMTLEEMEELWQEAKST; encoded by the coding sequence ATGCATAGTATGGATGAGAAGTTAAAGGCCTTTGAACGTCTTCTTCTGGTTATGGACGAATTAAGGGAGAAGTGTCCGTGGGACCGGGAACAGACTCTGGAGAGCCTCAGGAACCTGACGATCGAAGAGACCTATGAACTGGCAGATGCCATTATGGAGCAGGACCTGAAGGAGATCCGAAAGGAGCTGGGCGATCTGATGCTGCATATCGTATTTTATTCCAGGATCGGCGCGGAAAAAGGGGCCTTCGATGTGGCTGATGTCTTGAATGGCATATGTGAAAAGCTGATCTTCAGGCATCCCCATGTATTCGGTGAGAGGAAAGTGAAAGACGCGGTTGAGGTTCTGGAAAACTGGGAAGAACTTAAAATGAAAGAAGGAAACCGAAGTGTGCTTGCGGGCGTTCCCGTATCACTGCCAGCCATGATCAAAGCACACCGGATACAGGATAAGGCAAGGGCAGTAGGTTTCGACTGGGAATTGAGAGAACAGGTTTGGGACAAGGTAAACGAAGAGATTCAGGAAGTGAAATACGAACTGAATAAGGGTCAGGAACAAAAGAAGATGGAAGAAGAAATTGGAGACCTTTTGTTCTCCCTGGTCAATGCGGCCCGGCTCTATGATATTGAACCGGAAACAGCCCTGGAACGAAGCAATAAAAAATTCATCCGCAGATTCAAGTTCCTGGAAAAAAAAGCCCGGGAAATGAACCGGTCTTTGAAGGAGATGACTCTTGAAGAGATGGAAGAGCTCTGGCAGGAAGCCAAATCTACTTAG